A genome region from Cyprinus carpio isolate SPL01 chromosome B23, ASM1834038v1, whole genome shotgun sequence includes the following:
- the LOC109048199 gene encoding protein-L-isoaspartate O-methyltransferase domain-containing protein 2-like: MGGAVSAGEDNDELIDNLKEAQYIRSDLVEHAFRAIDRADYYLEEFRDSAYKDLAWRHGNIHLSAPCIYSEVMEALDLQPGLSFLNLGSGTGYLSTMVGLIPGPFGVNHGVELHEDVMEYAYQKLDFFIKTNDSFDRFEFCEPSFVVGNCLEIVLESRQYDRVYCGAGVQREHEDYMKKLLKIGGILVLPLEEKLTKITRTGYNTWETRKIIAVSFAPLVLPKHRENGKPRAVSLPAMFEVRSLQDLARISIRHILKKSGSGSLPLPRRNGLKRRNHLKLRREHRDTPLLTNSYLFMSRLIPGPMDNNNNQSSTDNEDEDEDCRRVCEQLEENERRNEGSVLVIETPVNLLRERILSLPLPEPLKMYLLYYREK, encoded by the exons ATGGGAGGTGCAGTCAGCGCTGGGGAGGACAATGACGAGTTAATTGACAACCTGAAGGAGGCCCAGTACATTCGCTCAGATCTGGTTGAACATGCCTTCAGGGCCATTGATCGTGCTGACTACTATCTGGAAGAATTCCGTGACAGTGCCTACAAGGATCTGGCCTGGAGACACGGCAACATCCACCTCTCTGCACCCTGTATCTACTCTGAGGTGATGGAGGCTCTAGACCTGCAGCCTGGCTTGTCCTTTCTTAACCTGGGCAGTGGCACAGGATACCTCAGTACCATGGTGGGACTTATA CCAGGACCATTTGGTGTGAATCATGGTGTGGAATTACATGAAGATGTTATGGAATATGCTTATCAGAAGCTGGACTTCTTCATCAAGACAAATGATAGTTTTGACAG GTTTGAGTTCTGTGAGCCTTCCTTTGTGGTGGGCAACTGTCTGGAGATTGTCCTGGAAAGCAGGCAGTATGACAGGGTTTACTGTGGTGCAGGGGTCCAGAGAGAACATGAAGACTACATGAAGAAGCTGCTGAAGATCGGGGGCATCTTAGTACTGCCTCTGGAAGAAAAG CTCACCAAAATTACTCGGACAGGATATAACACATGGGAGACGAGAAAGATAATTGCTGTGTCCTTCGCACCACTTGTGCTCCCTAAACACAGAGAAAATGGCAAACCTAGAGCAGTCTCTCTAC CTGCCATGTTCGAGGTGCGGAGTCTTCAGGATCTGGCCCGCATCTCCATCCGTCACATTCTAAAGAAATCTGGTTCTGGATCCTTGCCGCTTCCACGGAGAAATGGATTGAAGCGAAGAAATCACCTTAAACTTAGACGAGAGCATCGTGACACCCCTCTTCTGACCAATAGTTATCTGTTCATGAGTCGCTTGATTCCCGGACCCatggacaacaacaacaaccagtcATCCACAGAcaatgaggatgaagatgaagactGCAGAAGGGTTTGTGAACAACTAGAAGAGAATGAGAGAAGGAATGAGGGCAGTGTTTTGGTGATAGAGACTCCAGTTAACCTCTTAAGAGAGAGGATCCTTAGCCTGCCTTTGCCAGAGCCTCTCAAGATGTATCTTCTTTACTACAGAGAGAAGTAG